In Leptospira fletcheri, the genomic window TCCGATTCCGAAGCGGTCGTTAAGGAAGTCGCCATCCGATTGTATAAGTTAAAAGCTTTCGGAAGATATATGACGGTCAGTTCCGAAAATGTTCCTTTGTTAAAAGAACCCTTTGTTGGAGCCCCTAAAATCCGCGATTTGGACGGAGGGGAAGTCGGCAAAATTCTGAAGAAAAGTCCGAAGCGTTATATTCTGGATTTGAACGGTCAACGAGTAGAGGATTTTTATTATAAAGTTTCCGTGAATACCAAATTCAAGGACGCTTTTTCGGATACGGCATCCGGTTGGGTATTCGGATCCTTTATCAAAATCAGAAATATCACTCCTACTGCGAAGTCAAAAAAAAGGAAGCGTCCTTCGATTCTTGACGATGAAACTCCCGCGCCTCAACTTACTCCGCCTCCCTCCGATGCCGGCGATGGGAATCCTTCTGCCGAAGCACATTGACGGGATTTGAAACTCGGATCGTCGGGTCGTGCTTCTAGATTCGAAATCGAAGACTTCTCCTTCGAGTTGAAAGGGTTCTTAGGATGATTCCCATTCGATCGGAAATTCTGTCCGCTTTCGAGGTTGCAGCCCGAAACGCGGGTGCCGAGATATTAAAGGCTTTTCGGAGAAGTTCCGAATTCCGTCTTAAGGATCCGATGCAGGTTTTGACGGATGCGGACCTTGCTTCTCATGAGATCTTGGCCGGTTTTTTTACCCGCGCTTTTTCGGACATTCCTCTCGTTTTAGAAGAGCAGGAAAACTCGGAACCGTTACCTAAGACGTATTTTGTCTGCGACGAACTGGACGGGAGCGCATTGTTTACCCGAGGCATTTCCGATTTTAGCGTAATTTTAGGTTACGTAGAAAACGGTAGGCCTTATGCAGGATGTATTTATTTCCCGAACAGCGACTCTTTCGTTTTTGCGGAGAGGGGGAAGGGAGCCTATCTGGACGGTCGGCGGATCGAATTCTCCGGTTCTTTTCCCTTGGCCAAAAGTGTTCTTTCATTAGAAATAAATAATACTTTATCCGAAGAGGACTTTTCCTGGATATTCAAGGTCGTAAAGAGTGCAATGACCTCCAGATCCTTAGGAGCTACGGGAGCCGGTTTTCGGGAGCTTTTGTCCGGGGGAACGGATTTATTTCTGAATTTGAACGGAGCGAAAGTCTGGGATTTTGCCGCCGGCGCTGTAGCGATCGAAGAGGCGGGTGGGACACTACTAGATAAAAACGGACAGTCCTTGGCTTGGGATAAGATCAGAATGTCCGCCGTGATCGGAAAGGATAAAAGCCTGATTGGAGAAGCCTTTGGATTAAAGCCGCGGTGAGAGGATGAATTTTTCCCCTTAAATCCAATTTAACGCTTTTAAGTCGACGGGAATTCGCTAAAAATAAGAGAGCCGGGAGAGGAAATGCAAGATATATTAAATCTGCTAGATTCGAAACAGATAGATATGTTCACCGTCACCATAAGGATCCTTTTGATCACCTTTTGCGCGGGCTTGATCGGATGGAACCGGGAGAAAAAGAATCACGGAGCCGGATTTAGGACTCATATACTGATCGGACTAGGCTCTACCATTCTCATGTTATTATCCATTTATGTTCCGGATTTTTATTCCGGCGCGCTTGCTCCGGGTGACCCCACCCGAATCGCCGCGCAAGTGGTTTCCGGTGTGGGCTTTCTGTGTGCGGGCGCCATCATCAAATCCGGAATGAATATCAAGGGGCTGAATACCGCAGCTTCCATTTGGGTGGTGTCCTCGATCGGTCTCTTAGTGGGAGCAGGAATGTATTTTGCCTCCTTTTTGACTTCGATTTTCACCCTGATCATTCTGATCGTTTTCGATATGGTGGAATCCAAGTATTTCGGAAAATACGAATATAAAGTACTTATATTGGACTTAAAGCAGAAGAAATTCCATCGGAAAGGGTTTCGCGAACTCTTGGCCAAAAACGATCTGAAACTGGTATCGGAATCCTTTATGCAGGACTTTCAAAACAAAAACGCTCAAATCAAATTGACGATAGCCGTTCCCCACGGGTTCGACGTTTTGAACATCGTGGACGACGTTAAGGACTTGGCGGACATCCTCAAGATCAGCATCGAATCCGATTAAAATTTCCGTTTTTTACAAATTTTGTTAACTGAAATCTTTTTCGGATTTGTAATTTTATCCCACGGTAAATCCATTTTTTTGCTTGTTCTATCTTTCGTTTTCGGGAATAAACTTCCTTTCGTTTAACCGGAGCCAATACATGAAAATCAAATTAACTTTGCTTGTGTTCCTTTTGTCCGCCTGTGTGGCAGGAATAGTTTCCCTATTCGCTCAGCCCAGAGAAACGGCTGCTCAGTGTTCTACTTTAAAAGAAGAGCATAAACTCAAAGAATGTTTGGCCTGTATGGAACGTCCGATCAAACATGTCTACCATCCTCATCTTCCCGACGGAGAAAGATGTAAGAGACTCTAGTCGTTTCCGTTTTCTGCTCGGGCTCGAACGTGTTCTTGAGCCCGACATCTACGAATCATTCCCGAAATTCTCCCGGATTCACTCCTTTATAAAATCGGAATTTGCTATACGTTTTCCGGAAATACCGGAAATTATGCCATCGATACCTGCGGTCTTATTGTAATGTACGGTCGAAAACTCGAAAGTTCGAGATCGAACAAAATCAATAAAACGTATCCGTAAAATGACAGAAAAAAGAATTTCAATTCCGCCTGATCTCGCGCAGGAATTCGTAAAAACCACCCGCTTACTCGCGCTGTCGGGTAAGAAGAATTTTAAAAAATATCTATATGATCCTTTGATCTACGCTGGTTGGGAACGGGAGAAGTCCGTCTCCGCTCTCGTGTCTAGTCGTATGATGGATAAAATCCAAGAGGAATCCCGCGATCCGGCTTATTTGCATACCATTCCGCATCATTGCAAACGCCTGATCTCTCAAGCCCTCACGGAAAATTTGTCCGCTTTAGGGGACTCCTGTATCTTCTTTTTGGAAAAGATACAGGAGGATCCGAAGATATCCATTTCAAGAGAAGCTCTTGAATTCGTCTCGTTGATCGAAAAACCTTTGAACGAATTCGCGCTTTTGACGCAGAGCAATAGCGAGAAGTTATTCGAAGATTCCATCCGCAATTTTTCCCAAGAGGAATTAAAATCGGCTTTTGAGCCGGTAAAACTGGATGCCACTCGACAGAAAGTATATCTAGAAACGGAGATACATACGCTGTACCAGCAGATCTTAGCCGCCAGCAAATCGAACAATCTCGTCCGATGCAAGAGGTTGCTTTCCAGATATATCATTAACTACAGCGACTCGGAAGTTTATAGCCAACAGGAAGTGGAGAACCTGGTCAGCGCGTTGGAAAAGCGGGATCAAGGATTTAAGCAAAACTTAATGGATTCGATCGCGATAGAATTGTATTACTCGATTACCAGAGGTATACTCGAAGGGAATGCGAAAAAAGCGATACAAGGAATACGAAAATACGCTCACACGTTCGAAGGGGATCCGAATATGAAATACTATTACGAGATAGATTCCCTTGAGCGTAAATTGTACGGAATTATTCAGACGAAAGATTTAATGAAGGATTTGAAGAAGGGTATATAAAATGGCGAATTTGACTTTCGACGAAAAGGCGGACGGCAGCCGACTGATCCTTAAAGTGGCGGGAGAAATCGACGCTAAAACCGCGCCGGAATTGAAATTAAAATTGGAATCTGCCGTGGGCAATGGAATGAAAACGATCGTATTCGATTGTAGCGCGCTGACTTATATCGCCTCCGCAGGGATCGGAGTCCTGAATTCGATTCAAAAATTCTTAAAGGAAAAATCCGGAGAAATCGTGTTTTGCAGTCTTCGTAAAGAAGTAAAGGATACGATGGAACTCATGTACTTCACCAAGAAAGTCCGTATATTTCCGAATTTGGAAGAAGCTCTCTCGATCGTATAAGGGTCGGGAACATGGATCCGGAAAACGAAAAAGTCTATGTTTTTACCAACGACTTGGACGAGTTGTCCAGGATCCGGGGCGAAGTGCGCGCTTTTCTCGGGGAAGGTTGTTCCGATCTGATCAAAGGACGAATCGTTTTTTGTCTGGATGAAGCGGTGACGAATGTGATCGAACACGGTTTTTCCGAAGGGCAAATCTCCAGCATAGAGTTGAAAATGCGGAAGAACAAAGGTAGTTGGAAATTTTCACTTACGGACGAAGGGATTCCCTTCGATCCGACCGAAGCGAAGAACGAAACTTGGAAGGAACTTTACGAAAGCGGTGCGGACGGCGGGTTCGGACTGAGATCCATTAAAAAAGTGATGTTGTTACGATATAGAAGATTGAACAACCCGCCGCGGAACCGACTTATACTGATTCACTCGAGAAAAAAGAATGATAAAGAATAAATTCTTACGAATGGTGCTTCCGGGGATCCGGGCCAAGCTCTCGTTTTTTACGGCCGCCCTGGTGGTTTCTATACTTGCCTTTACCTCCGCTGTTCACTATTCGCAGCAAAAAAAGGCTTTGGAAGAAAAGATCAACTCCGAGTTGAAGGCGCCTTTGGACTACGTGAACACCGTGGTTCTGGATCTGGAAAACTTAAGCAGAAGTATGATTCTGATTGAGGAATTCAAGATCAGGGTAAAAGAAAAGAAAAAGGAACTCAGCAAATTCAAGAGGACGGTGGTTCAAAAAGAATCCGGTTTTTTCGGAGCCTTAAAATCCTTCGGTCAATCCATTGGATTGAACGTAAGGAGAGGAAACGTATATAGGAGCGTGGATACTTATTTTACGCGCTATCTTTCCGAAAAAGAGATTCAGGAGTTCGAGACGAAGGTTCGAAACGAGCTTAGAAAGGAAAACGGAGCTCCAATCGAAGCTCCTGTCTACGAAAAGATCCGCACGATTGCGGAAAAAACGGCGATCGCAAAGCTGACCGGCGAAAATGCACGGTCCCGCATCGAAGAGATAGAAGAAGAATTAAAAATTACGGAATCCGAGTTGTCCAAATCCGATTCCGATCCGCGCAAAAAGAAATCGTTGCTCGATACGAAAACCAAGCTTGAAAAGGAAAAAAAGGCCTCGGAGAAATCCATTTCGGAAAGTGAAAAGAGATCCGTATCGGAGGAAACGAATCTAGCCAAAGCGTTGCAAAGTTTCTTTAGAGGATCCTATAAGGACGGGATTTCTTCTTTGGGCCTTTTACCCGACAAGATTCGGATTCTTGCATATGATAGATCCGGAAAACAGACCCTCGATACGGGTCTTCTCTTTCTGCAGTCCGCCGGTACGGCAAAGAAATTGCTCAACCAGAAGGAATTTGAACAGAGCAAGGATTCATTGTTTCAAGGTTCCGACGTCTTGGAGGTGATTCGAGAAAAGTCCGAACCCGAAAGTTTCGAAGTTGGAGGAAGACAATACGAAGTGGTCTATCGTCCCGTTTTCCGAAATCCGGGCACCGCGGAGCGTTCCAGAATATTGGCGGAGGAAGTCTCTAAAAACGGCAGCGGTTGGAGAAAGTACTTAGAGGAAGATCGAAAGCTCTCCAAGGAATTCGAGGAGCTCACGCAAAAGCTCAAGATTCGAATATCCGAATTGAGAAAGGAGGGAAAGTCCAAACCTGCAGCCGATCCGACATTCCGGAATCTTTCTTTCCAGTATCGAAAACTTCTAAAGAAAAGGGATTCTAGATTAAACGAACTCCATCCGTATGCGTCCGTTTTCGAGAAAGCACGAACAAAATGGACGGAAGAGAAAAAGTCCTTGGAGGAAAAATCCGCCTCTCTTTCCAAAGAGGTTTTGGAATGGGAAAAGATGCTGAAATTCCCTCCGAAGCAAGGGGAAACGCGAAAATCTCCGGAGGATATTCGGGAGAAATTGAGAGAACTAGAAGCCCAGATCGAAGAGATACGGGATTCTCTCGTCCGCCTCGAAACCCTTAAGGAGGATTGGAGTTCTTTCGAAGAACGCAAAGCTGAGGATTCCGTTTACGGTTTAAGAGAGGCGGCGCTGGAAGATTTCGCCTTTTTGCCGTTTAAGGCAGGTTCCTCCTCGATTCGTAGGTATTATAAGGATTCCGAAGAAAGGAAGCATGTTCGGGAAAAATGGAAATTATTGAGAGAGTGGATATTGTCCGGAAATTCGGAAACGGAACTTCCGAACCTTCCTAAAAATAAGACGTTCTTGACGGAAGCCGGTATTCTGATTCGGAGTAGGAGCGAGGCCGAGGAAGTCATGTGGGAATTGGATTCCACTCCATTAGTCTCCGTTCAGGAAAAAGAGGCTAAAGGCCTAGTCTACGACCTTCTTCGCAAAGACTTGCTAGGATATAACTTAATTATAATAGATAGGACCGAAGGAGCGAGACAGATTCGAGATAATCGGGAGGAGCTGATCCGTTATACGGGTGTGATCGGCGGAGTCGCGATTCTCTTGGCTTACGGACTGGCCTGGTTCGTAGTGAGAAGGATCCGGACGATCAGCGTTAAGGCGGAGGAAATCGGCGGAGGGAATTTAAAAGTGGAATTTCCGTCTGCCGGTTACGATGAGATCGGAATATTAAGCGAATCGTTAAACGAAATGGTCCACGGGTTAAGGGAAAGGGAAGAGATGAGAGGGGAGCTTCTCGCCGGTGAGGAGATACAAAAAAGGCTTCTTCCCGAAAAACTGCCGACTAGCCTCAATGACTATGTGGAATTCGGGGCTTTTTATAAAGCCATGGCGGGGGTGGGCGGAGACTATTACGATTTTATAGAATTAGGTCAGAACAAGATAGCGTTTTGCATCGGGGACGTTTCCAATCACGGAGTCGGTCCAGCGATCGTCATGGCCCTTTTTAGGGCCCAGATCCGCGCTATTCTTAGAAGGGGGGAACGCGATCTGAAGAAGATCCTTTTGGAAATGAATTCCCAACTATACGAGGATACTCCTGATCACATGTTCGTGACCTTCTTTTTGGGATTTTTCGATGCGAACACTTCCAAGGTCGAATACATCTCCGCAGGTCACGTAAAACCCCTATTCTACGATTCTTCGGAAAAGAAATTGCACGAACTTCCTGCCGGCGGTCTTCCCATCGGTATGGACGAGAATTCCTTTTTCGAGACCACGATCGAAAGAAGAGTTCTGGCTCTGGATTCCGGAGACATCTTCTTCGAATATACGGACGGATTAGACGAAGCTCGCAACCCGGACGGAAACATGTACGGACGAGAAAGATTAGCCCGGCTGCTTTTTGCAAACGGGGAAAAACGTCCGGAAAACCTGATCCAAACGATCGTTGCCGATTTGGAAACGCACACTGCCCAAGAGCTGGGAAAGCCCGGCATCTCTAGGCTTTCCGACGATATAGCGATGATCGCCATCCGGAAACGCTAGCTTGTAATGTTTTCTAAGGAATCAAGGAAGAATGAGATCCTTCCAGTCGTCGGAATTTCCGTCGGATCCGTAAACGAACTCCGATGTGGAATTCGCTTCTAACTTCCGTTTCCACGTTCCGATTTTTTGTTCCGCTTCCCGCAATCCTTTGATGAGAACTCCTCTAAGTTCCGTAAAAGAAGAAAACGTCTCGTCCATGACTCCGGATTTCTCGGCGTCTTCGACGGCTCTGGATTTGTTTCGGAAAGAATCCAAAAATTCCCGGCGGAGCGATTCTATTTCTTCGTTCTTACCTTCCTTTCTTAAGGCTTCTATCTTGGTTCCTTGAAAAAGGTCGAAGGCGGACGAGGCGCCCATTACCGCTAGGACGGCTTCCGAATACGCATAGTATGAGATTCCGGGTCTTAGGAATCCGCTGAACGCGTGGATTTGTCTTCCTCCGTAATTCTGCCTGAGCACCAAAGATACTACCGGCACGGAAGAAAGAATGTTCGCATCCAGAGATTCTCCCCCGATCTGTTGGATCCGGAGTCTTTCCTGTTTCGTTCCGGGAACAAATCCGGGTGCATCGGAAAGCATGAGCACCGGAATCCGATGTTTGTTTACGAACTCCATAAAGACCCTGAACTTTTCCGTTCCCGGCGCATCGGGAGCCCCTCCGTCTTTGGGTTGGTCCGCTATGATTGCGACGGTTTTTCCTTTTAGGCGTCCAAGCCCGGTGAGAAGACTCGCACCAGGATCGGATTCGAAGAACTCCAGGAAGGAATCCGGATCCAGCACTTTTAATACGACCTCCCGTTTCATATCATAAGGAACGGAAGGATCAGAGGGTATGTTTACTCTTTCCAGATGAACCAGTGTATCGGCTTTGTATTCGCGGATCCTTAGAAGATGGAAGAACTTTCGAATAATGGAATATGCTTCGACTTCCGAAGAAGCCACGAACGTTGCCCAACGTTTCGCGTCGGAAAATTCCTTTTTGGCGGAGCGTTCTTTGGATTTGGCGGAATCGTCCAGAAAAAGCCATGCGTCTCCTGCGGCAGTAAGTTCCGGTATTAAGATTCCCTCCGGATGTTTTACGTAGTGCAGACATGCCCCTCGGAATTCCTGTAGGGATTTTTGAAAATCCCTACGAGGGCGTAAAGAATCCGTATCGTCCAAATGGGAACTCCGAAACCACTTGCTGCCGTAAACGAGAAGAAGATCCGCTCCCGCTTTATCCGCGATCCTGATCGATTCTTTTGCCTTAACGATGCAGGAAAGGGAATGAAATCCGAAGCTCGTTCTGGGACCCAAAGCCATTACCGGAGCGGAACCGAAGCGGACCAAACCCGCAATCAAGGAACCGGAACCAGAATAGTCCTCCTTTACGCTTAGTAGTGAATTGGTTTCGGAATTCGCAGACAATTCGTTCTCTTCCAAAACAACCCAATCTTCCTTCTGCAAACGAGGGATGTACGTTCCAGTATTCTCGCCGTTACCGGTCAGGACTTCCTGGATTTTTCTAAGATACCAGAGTAGATGAACCTTATCTCCGGCGATAAAATCGACCGTTCCCGTCGCTTGTCCCATAATGCGGGCCCCGCCGATTTCGTAATTGGTCAGTTTTTCTCCCGTTACAGATTGGATTACGGCTGATCCGGTCAAAACGCGGTAAGATTCTTCTTCGTTTAATATCAACTGTAATGCGGCCTGAGAGGATCCGTAGACGTCCAGCCCCGTGGAGGAGCCTACTCCTACTGCAATGACGACGCAGTGTTCCGGCTTTGCGTCGGGTTGATATCTGCGGAATTCATCGGCGTACTGCTTTTCCGTTTCGGAGCAGATTTCCCGCAATATAGGATCTCCGTGGGACTCGATTGCGGCTTTGAATTCGGAAGCGGAAACTCTTCGTGAAAGCAAAGCGTTGAAAAAGAATCCTTCTGCGGCACGATTTAACGAAACCATTCCCTCCTTGATATTCGCTCCCGCTCCGTCGTTCCAGACGTAAAGAGGGGAATCCTTTCGATATGCGTAATAGGCCGCGGCAATGTACTTTCGTCCTTCAAGATCTCCCGTAGCGCCTCCCGCTACTCTGGAATCCTTGAAAAAGAAAACCGCATCTTTTCCGCCGATTTTTCCCGCGAAAATCTTGGCTCCGGGTGTACAGATTTCTTCGATCCCCGTTTTGGGATTCTTTCGGACGACGTTATCCGCGCCGGAGATCGATATTTCTCTGGCCGTATCCCGATCAAAGGATTCTCGGATCCAATGTTCTAAGGGCCATTTCCCTTTTCGGAATAATGCGGCATTCTTGGGTTCAGAGGTCTCGGAATAGGGAAATCTAGGATCGTCCGGATGAACCATGTCCACCCTCAGTTTTCCTTCCTTGAAGAAAAAGGAGAAGGTCCGGATCGCGTTTCGCTCGGAATCGAATATTTCCAGGATAAACTGGCTGTAAAAACCGTGGAGAAAGAATCTAACCACGGAATTTGCAGATTCCATTATTTTTTCATAATTTATTTTGGAGCCGCAATCCGAAGTAAGATCGAAAGGAATCGGAACGTCCGTAGTGATGATTTCCAGTCTGAAGGAATCGACCTTGCTCAAGGTTTGGGCGCCTTGCAGGATACAGGCGGCGTTTTTGGCGGCGGTTTCCAATCCGGCCCGGAAAACGTTTAGGTCGGATTCGGGAGTGATCGGAGAGAATACGATATATTCCTTTTCCTTACCGTCATCTACTAAGTAGAGGTAATGGACTTTATCCGGAGAAAATAATCTGGAAATCCTTCCTTTGGATTTCCAAAAGGAGATTTTCTCTTCGAATCTACTTCTCATGGTTTCGGAAAGTTCCTCCGGTATGAGTGGGAGCGAAGGTTTTTCCAGGGAGGATTTGAATTTTTTTTCCAGTCCTTCCGGATTTTCTTGCGAAACCAGCGACCAAGGATTCTTTACGAATCGTATGTAATCGAATACGTGTTTTCGGGAAATCGTAGGATTTCCTCCGCGGAATTTTTGGGGACGATTTCCTCGAATCGCTAGAATTCTTCTGGCGGTCTTTTCTAAGCCCGGTTCTTTTTCTCTTTCTTCCAGATAGATGATGCCGTTCAAAGAGAGATCTACGGATCTTGTGGAAGGAGCGGTTGAGGAGAACTTCTCCAAGATCTTGACGAAAAGATCCTTTCCTTCCCTAAGATTCGCATAGGCCCTCACCAGATTCAGGAAAGCTTCCTTCTGTTCCTTCGTCCGTCTGACCGGACTCCAATTCGCGATTCCGTAGGAATGAAAAGCCGCGGACAGCAATTTTCGAGTCGCTTTGGAAGGGCTATAACCTTCCTCGTTCCATTTGGAGAGCAGCCTATGGATCTCTCCGAAATGGGAAAATTTTGTTCCGGGATCGGAAGAGAACAATCTTCGGACCAAAACATGAAATTTTAATATTTCAAGATAGAATGATCCCCATCGCCTGATTTCCGGCTCCGGTTGCATACTCAAGTCGTAGGATTTCAATAAATATTCCATTTTTGGAATGGAATCCTCTTCCCGGAATGTTCCGGAAACCCAGGAAAGCAATATTTTTCTCAAATCTTCTCCGTCGATGGAGTCTATGATTTGTTCGGAAGGGTTCGTAGATTCGGGTCCCGTCGGAAGGAGTTCCCAATTTTCCCAAAGGGAATCGGAAAGACTCAGTCTTTCCTCGACTCCCGCGGAACGATTCTCCGTCGAAGCTTCGGTTTCGATTTTAGCTAGAATTTCCCCCTCCGTGAATCCTTTTCCTAAGACCAAGCCGGAAGCGCTCGTTCCCCTGATCAATCTGGAAGGATCTCCATGCTCCGCGAGGTAAATCAATTTTCCGGCGATCGGCGACTTTAATACCGTTTCCATTTTCATGGCGGAAATCACCAGGAGCGGCTCCCCTTCTCGGACGAATTCCCCTTCTCGCCAAGGTTTTCCGGTTTTTGGGTTGTCGGGTATCTTTACGAAAGTTCCTTGAAAAGGAGAACGCAATTGTCCTTCCTCATCCCGTGTTTTTCTTCGTTTATTGGAATGGATTATGTATCGGAGAAATCTCAGCTTGCCGTTTCCGTCCACGAAACGTACGGAGTGAAAGGATGGTCGCCGATCGACTCGTACGGGAATGATTCTCCCTCGAAAATCGACGACGAATTCCTCTCCGGAATTTTCGCCTGAAGTCACTTGCACCTTACCGAAATATTTTCCGTCGTATAGAATTTCGTAGGAATTGAATCCAACCTTGAACATCCGGATTTGAAGATTGGAACCGGAAAACTTCACGTCGAACTTGTGCGATAAGTACTCCGATTCTTCCGACTTCAACAATCTGGGGAGATCTCCGTCTTTGAGCGCCTCTTCGACCGATAGATTCGACGAAAGAATACATTCGGAAAGACAACAGAACAATGCTCCTTCTTGGTGATAAACGAAATCCTCTTTGACCAACTCGGGATTTTGGTTCAGAATGCGGTTATCGTATCCCCCTTGGCGGAAGGATTCATGACGGATCAGTTTTAAAAGCTGTTCATGGTTGGTGGTGATTCCCTTGACGTACAATTCGCACAGGGCTCTTTCCATTCTTAAAAGGGCTTCCTGTCTATTGGTTCCAAAGGCGATCAATTTGCCGATCATAGGGTCGTATTCCCCCAAAATACGATCCCCTTTTTTGAATCCGAAATCGCATCTCACTCCGTTAAAAGTGGGAAGTTCCAGTTCGGTGATTTTTCCCGGCGCCGGAGAATAGTTTTGAAAAGGATCTTCCGCGTAAATTCTGCATTGGATGGAATGGTTTCTTGCCGAGAATCTTCTTCTTACCACCGAATCGAAAGGGATTTCGATTTCGCGTCCGTCAAAGAAAAGAATCTGCCACTTGGCAAGGTCGATTCCTAAAGATTGATCGGTAACGGGATACTCTACTTGCAGGCGGGTATTCATTTCGAGAAAACCGAAGTTTCCCTTATCCCCGTCCAGAAGAAACTCCACGGTTCCCGCTCCGCATCCGTCCGAATAGCCCGAGATATGCGCGATCCTCTCTGCGGAAGAGAGTAGTTGGAGTAAGGTCCTATCGTCCAAAAAAGTTTCGCCGCTTTCTTCGACGATCTTTTGGTTTCTCCGTTGAACGGCGCATTTTCGTACGCCGACCGCTACAGAATTGAATATCTGTACTTCGAAATGGGACGGGCTTTCCACGAATTTTTCGAGAAAATGCGTTCCGTTGCCGTAAGCCTGTTTACCGATACGGACCGCGCTTTCTATCGCGCTTTTCAATTCCTCTTCGGAGTAGGCGACAACCATTCCCTTGCCTCCTCCGCCTGCATCCAGTTTTACCATTACGGGATAACCTATACGTTTGGCTTCCCGGAGAGCCTGATCTTCCCCTTCGGTGATCGGCCCACTTCCGTCGAAAAGAGGAATTCCGTTTTCTCCGGCCAATTTTCTTGCGTCTAGTTTGTTCCCTACTCGCCTCATCACTTGGGCTTTCGGCCCCATGAATGTTATATTTTTCTTATATATGAGGGAAGCGGTTTCCAGCGTTTCTACGAACCGGAAATCTTCGGATAAAAATCCGTATCCTGGATAGACGGCGTCGGCGTTTGATAACAATATCGCCGCGACTATTCTTTGGGGATCGGAGTATCCGTCGGGATCTCCGATATAGAGAATTTCGTCCGCAGGTTCGTACCAAGATTGACCTCGGTCCGGGTCCGTAACGACCGCCACCGATCGGATTCCCTCCTCACGCAAAGCCTGAAAAAATCTCTTAGCTATTTCTCCCCTGTTTGCAACCAGAACTTTTCTCAGTTTTCCCTTTCTTTCAGGTAGAGGTTCGCTCGATTCGGAAAGGTTGGGATTCAAGGACTTAAGATGGCGGACCGAGGCCTCTATAGCGGGGAGACTGATCGTAGCTTCTACGGCAGATTCTGGTTCCGATTTTCTTGTGGGTATCATTTCGCTTTCCTAAAGTGAAAGAAGAATTTCCGAAAAGGCGTATTCTTCAACGTGCGTTATACTGAGAGAGATAACGGAAGATCCTGTCTTCTTCATGTAATCCGACAGGTTTCCGTAAAAACGACAATACGGTCGCCCGAATTCGTCGTTTCGTATTTCGATTTCGGAATATAGAAATCGAAAGGCCGGAGGCAAATGGATGCGGGGACCGTCGAGAGCTTTGACGAATGCTTCCTTAGCGGAATATCTTCCCGAAAAGAATACCGCGCGTTCCGACAGCGATTTTGCGGAGGCTTTTGCCAGTTCCCAACGAGTGAAGGTTTTGTCGAAGAAAGCGGTTCCCGGTTCCTCAAGCGCTTTTCTGAATTCGGGAATAAACACGAGATCGACGCCGAGCGATAGATTCGGATGTCCGAGTCCTTGTACGGATTCGGAAAGTTTCGGTTTCAAAGCGATCATCGCCTAAAAACCCTTGCCTTGTCGAAAG contains:
- a CDS encoding inositol monophosphatase family protein, with translation MIPIRSEILSAFEVAARNAGAEILKAFRRSSEFRLKDPMQVLTDADLASHEILAGFFTRAFSDIPLVLEEQENSEPLPKTYFVCDELDGSALFTRGISDFSVILGYVENGRPYAGCIYFPNSDSFVFAERGKGAYLDGRRIEFSGSFPLAKSVLSLEINNTLSEEDFSWIFKVVKSAMTSRSLGATGAGFRELLSGGTDLFLNLNGAKVWDFAAGAVAIEEAGGTLLDKNGQSLAWDKIRMSAVIGKDKSLIGEAFGLKPR
- a CDS encoding STAS domain-containing protein; this translates as MANLTFDEKADGSRLILKVAGEIDAKTAPELKLKLESAVGNGMKTIVFDCSALTYIASAGIGVLNSIQKFLKEKSGEIVFCSLRKEVKDTMELMYFTKKVRIFPNLEEALSIV
- a CDS encoding SpoIIE family protein phosphatase, whose amino-acid sequence is MIKNKFLRMVLPGIRAKLSFFTAALVVSILAFTSAVHYSQQKKALEEKINSELKAPLDYVNTVVLDLENLSRSMILIEEFKIRVKEKKKELSKFKRTVVQKESGFFGALKSFGQSIGLNVRRGNVYRSVDTYFTRYLSEKEIQEFETKVRNELRKENGAPIEAPVYEKIRTIAEKTAIAKLTGENARSRIEEIEEELKITESELSKSDSDPRKKKSLLDTKTKLEKEKKASEKSISESEKRSVSEETNLAKALQSFFRGSYKDGISSLGLLPDKIRILAYDRSGKQTLDTGLLFLQSAGTAKKLLNQKEFEQSKDSLFQGSDVLEVIREKSEPESFEVGGRQYEVVYRPVFRNPGTAERSRILAEEVSKNGSGWRKYLEEDRKLSKEFEELTQKLKIRISELRKEGKSKPAADPTFRNLSFQYRKLLKKRDSRLNELHPYASVFEKARTKWTEEKKSLEEKSASLSKEVLEWEKMLKFPPKQGETRKSPEDIREKLRELEAQIEEIRDSLVRLETLKEDWSSFEERKAEDSVYGLREAALEDFAFLPFKAGSSSIRRYYKDSEERKHVREKWKLLREWILSGNSETELPNLPKNKTFLTEAGILIRSRSEAEEVMWELDSTPLVSVQEKEAKGLVYDLLRKDLLGYNLIIIDRTEGARQIRDNREELIRYTGVIGGVAILLAYGLAWFVVRRIRTISVKAEEIGGGNLKVEFPSAGYDEIGILSESLNEMVHGLREREEMRGELLAGEEIQKRLLPEKLPTSLNDYVEFGAFYKAMAGVGGDYYDFIELGQNKIAFCIGDVSNHGVGPAIVMALFRAQIRAILRRGERDLKKILLEMNSQLYEDTPDHMFVTFFLGFFDANTSKVEYISAGHVKPLFYDSSEKKLHELPAGGLPIGMDENSFFETTIERRVLALDSGDIFFEYTDGLDEARNPDGNMYGRERLARLLFANGEKRPENLIQTIVADLETHTAQELGKPGISRLSDDIAMIAIRKR
- a CDS encoding ATP-binding protein, whose amino-acid sequence is MDPENEKVYVFTNDLDELSRIRGEVRAFLGEGCSDLIKGRIVFCLDEAVTNVIEHGFSEGQISSIELKMRKNKGSWKFSLTDEGIPFDPTEAKNETWKELYESGADGGFGLRSIKKVMLLRYRRLNNPPRNRLILIHSRKKNDKE
- a CDS encoding MgtC/SapB family protein, translated to MQDILNLLDSKQIDMFTVTIRILLITFCAGLIGWNREKKNHGAGFRTHILIGLGSTILMLLSIYVPDFYSGALAPGDPTRIAAQVVSGVGFLCAGAIIKSGMNIKGLNTAASIWVVSSIGLLVGAGMYFASFLTSIFTLIILIVFDMVESKYFGKYEYKVLILDLKQKKFHRKGFRELLAKNDLKLVSESFMQDFQNKNAQIKLTIAVPHGFDVLNIVDDVKDLADILKISIESD